A window of Thermosynechococcus sp. NK55a contains these coding sequences:
- the crtG gene encoding 2,2'-beta-hydroxylase CrtG produces MIPYNLSDPRLFGIMVGVMFLMVVSRLLLVAGFFSLVYVVACWTPLRKRRINLRPYKRGQFWHEFGWSLLTAAIFALAGAIAAVMWQRGWTAVYLELNSLWDYIYFPLSIGLVLLLHETYYYWLHRWMHQPKIYRRVHRVHHHSIVASPWTAFSFHPWEACLQAIFLPLIIVLVPLHPYAIVIQLSLMTVSSVINHLNLEIYPRGFAEHWLGQWLIGATHHSLHHCQFRCNYGLYFTFWDRWLGTESRDYLPLFRDRTQG; encoded by the coding sequence ATGATTCCCTACAACCTCAGTGACCCCCGCCTCTTTGGCATTATGGTTGGGGTAATGTTTTTGATGGTCGTCAGCCGCCTATTGCTAGTGGCTGGCTTTTTTTCGCTGGTATATGTCGTGGCTTGCTGGACGCCCCTGAGGAAACGACGGATAAATTTGCGGCCTTACAAGCGGGGGCAGTTTTGGCACGAGTTTGGCTGGTCATTGCTGACAGCGGCTATTTTTGCCCTGGCGGGGGCGATCGCCGCAGTGATGTGGCAGCGGGGCTGGACAGCGGTTTATCTGGAGTTAAATTCCCTTTGGGACTATATTTACTTTCCCTTGAGCATTGGCCTTGTGCTACTGCTCCACGAAACCTATTACTATTGGCTCCATCGCTGGATGCACCAACCGAAAATTTATCGCCGTGTCCATCGGGTGCATCACCATAGCATTGTTGCCTCGCCCTGGACTGCCTTTTCATTTCATCCCTGGGAGGCCTGCTTACAGGCGATTTTTCTGCCGCTGATTATTGTGCTTGTGCCACTGCACCCCTACGCTATCGTGATCCAGCTGAGCCTGATGACGGTCTCCAGTGTGATTAATCATCTAAACTTAGAGATCTATCCCCGTGGCTTTGCCGAACATTGGTTGGGGCAGTGGTTGATTGGAGCCACCCACCACAGTTTGCACCACTGTCAATTTCGCTGTAACTATGGCCTCTATTTCACCTTCTGGGATCGGTGGTTGGGGACGGAGAGTCGTGATTACCTGCCCCTGTTTCGCGATCGCACCCAAGGCTGA
- a CDS encoding ABC transporter permease, which yields MLPLTVSRLWTISRNVFNETLRERVLYVTAVFAIGLALAIVILGQVSAGTQDKISLDVGMAGISLFGLLIAAFVGGGLLNKEIEKRTILVMLAKPISRAEFIIGKHLGLSAVLLVLVALMTLILFILMSLNQFAYPTGPLIVNSFYIALQLALLTAAALLFGSFTSSLIATLLTVALYFMGHFSQNLVILSQKIESDTVRQLMQFLYLIFPDLSRLDFKNTAVYGMLPSVPELVANAFYGVIYTVALLAIATWIFSRRNF from the coding sequence ATGTTACCGCTAACGGTGAGTCGCCTCTGGACAATTAGCCGTAATGTTTTCAATGAAACACTGCGAGAGCGGGTTCTTTACGTCACTGCTGTTTTTGCCATTGGCCTAGCTTTAGCGATTGTGATTTTGGGACAGGTCTCAGCAGGAACCCAAGACAAAATTAGCCTTGATGTGGGGATGGCAGGAATTTCCCTCTTTGGCTTGCTGATTGCCGCCTTTGTTGGGGGTGGTTTGCTCAATAAAGAAATAGAAAAGCGCACGATTTTGGTGATGTTGGCGAAACCCATCAGCCGTGCGGAATTTATTATTGGCAAACATTTGGGCTTATCGGCGGTTCTGCTAGTACTGGTAGCACTGATGACGCTAATTCTGTTTATTCTCATGAGCTTGAATCAGTTTGCCTATCCCACTGGTCCTTTGATAGTGAACTCTTTCTACATTGCGCTGCAACTAGCCCTCCTGACGGCAGCCGCTTTGCTTTTTGGTAGTTTCACCAGTTCCTTGATTGCCACGCTCCTAACCGTGGCACTGTACTTTATGGGGCACTTTAGCCAAAACTTGGTCATCCTCAGCCAAAAGATAGAGAGTGACACCGTACGGCAACTGATGCAGTTTCTCTATCTGATCTTTCCCGATTTATCCCGCTTGGACTTTAAGAATACGGCGGTCTATGGAATGCTGCCGTCTGTACCGGAACTTGTGGCCAATGCCTTTTATGGCGTGATTTATACGGTGGCCCTGCTGGCGATCGCCACCTGGATTTTCTCTCGTCGCAACTTTTAG
- a CDS encoding phosphoribulokinase yields MSSKPDRVVLIGVAGDSGCGKSTFLRRLADLFGEDFMTVICLDDYHSLDRKQRKEMGITALDPRANNFDLMYEQIKALKNGESIMKPIYNHETGTIDPPEKVDPNHVIVIEGLHPLYDERVRSLIDFSVYLDISDDVKIAWKIKRDMAERGHSYEDVIASINARRPDFMAYIDPQKQYADVVLQILPTQLVKEEKVGNILRVRMLQREGIPGFEPVYLFDEGSTITWIPCGRKLTCSYPGIRLSYGPDEYYGHPVSVLEVDGRFEKLDELIYIESHLSNTSTKHYGEVTELLLKHRDYPGSDNGSGLFQVLTGLKMRATYERLTARDAATVTNR; encoded by the coding sequence ATGAGCAGTAAGCCAGACCGTGTGGTTCTCATCGGCGTTGCTGGAGACTCCGGCTGTGGTAAATCAACGTTTTTGCGCCGACTGGCCGATCTGTTTGGCGAAGATTTTATGACTGTGATTTGTTTGGATGACTATCACAGTCTGGATCGCAAGCAGCGGAAAGAAATGGGGATTACGGCGCTTGATCCCCGCGCCAACAACTTTGATCTGATGTATGAGCAGATCAAGGCTCTCAAAAATGGCGAATCAATCATGAAACCCATCTACAACCACGAAACGGGGACGATTGATCCGCCGGAGAAGGTGGATCCCAACCACGTGATTGTGATTGAAGGCCTGCATCCCCTCTATGATGAACGGGTGCGATCGCTCATTGACTTCAGTGTTTATCTCGACATCAGTGACGATGTAAAAATTGCTTGGAAGATCAAGCGCGACATGGCTGAGCGGGGCCATAGCTATGAAGACGTGATTGCCTCCATCAACGCCCGTCGCCCTGACTTCATGGCCTATATCGATCCCCAAAAGCAGTACGCTGACGTGGTTTTGCAAATTCTACCGACCCAGTTAGTCAAAGAGGAAAAAGTCGGCAATATCCTGCGGGTACGGATGCTGCAACGGGAAGGCATCCCCGGCTTTGAGCCCGTTTATCTCTTTGATGAAGGTTCAACGATTACTTGGATTCCCTGCGGTCGTAAGCTCACCTGCTCCTATCCGGGCATCCGCCTCAGCTACGGACCTGATGAATACTATGGTCACCCCGTTTCGGTCTTAGAAGTGGACGGTCGCTTTGAAAAACTCGATGAACTCATCTACATTGAAAGCCACCTGAGTAATACTTCCACCAAGCACTACGGCGAAGTGACGGAACTACTGCTAAAGCACCGTGACTATCCGGGTTCCGATAATGGGTCGGGTCTATTCCAAGTGCTAACGGGCCTGAAAATGCGGGCTACCTATGAGCGCTTGACCGCGCGGGACGCGGCCACTGTCACCAATCGCTAA
- a CDS encoding 50S ribosomal protein L32, translating into MACPKKKTSKSKRSMRRAVWKRQAALQAQRALSIGKSILTERAQGFYFPEAEEENEDEQE; encoded by the coding sequence ATGGCCTGCCCCAAAAAGAAAACCTCAAAGTCCAAGCGCAGTATGCGCCGTGCTGTCTGGAAGCGCCAAGCTGCCCTTCAAGCACAACGTGCCCTCTCGATTGGTAAGTCTATTTTGACTGAACGTGCCCAAGGCTTCTACTTCCCTGAAGCCGAAGAAGAGAACGAAGACGAGCAGGAGTAA
- a CDS encoding cation-translocating P-type ATPase, which translates to MSLSSSLDSQAPEVAILRVSGLRCAGCVRSLENQLKEQPGVDAAAVNLVTGTAVVTYSPNKTTPIAIVETLNQGRFQATLAEANALLELPTASEETSLPRLAIAFILLILSSVGHGIDLLPGHWSMLEAMIWHWGLATIALVLPGWEILRQGMIGLLQGCPNMNTLVALGALGAYLTSTVAWLWPALGWECFFDEPVMILGFILLGRSLEQQVRQQAQRDLRSLLALQPKQALWQPSLTASDRWPIPVSRIQVGDWLWVDAGEPFPADGIIVTGETLVDESMLTGESLPVVKGVGASVLAGSRNVGAAVTLRVERCGRASFLGQILELVVQAQNRKAPVQQMADVVAGYFGYGVLLLAAGTAVFWSAIAPHVFPEITNHTSLLPLKLALSVLVIACPCALGLATPIALLVGTSHAAAKGLIIRGGDVLERTQQLDTIVFDKTGTLTTGELEVAEIHLYGQSSLETVLYLLASLEHKSRHPLAVAIQKAWAATNQITELATVTGLETALGLGMSGWIEGHHYQAGRLSWLRDQGIDCPSLAVETHVALACDRQLMAVVTFRDRLRPEAVSTIQALQAQGYEIHVLTGDTAKAAQQLLEPLGLLPANIHTDLQPQQKLALIEEWQTKGKTVAMVGDGMNDAPALTAAQVGISLGTGTEVAIEAADIILTRNHLEDVLTVLALSRATFRKIQQNLFWAVAYNIVGLPIAAGVGLPLWGLSLTPGLAAACMAISSIAVVLNSLSLTRAN; encoded by the coding sequence GTGTCCCTAAGTTCAAGTCTTGATTCCCAAGCCCCTGAGGTGGCAATTCTGCGGGTGAGCGGCTTGCGTTGTGCTGGCTGTGTGCGATCGCTGGAAAATCAGTTAAAAGAGCAGCCGGGCGTAGATGCTGCGGCAGTGAATCTAGTGACGGGAACCGCCGTTGTCACCTATTCCCCCAATAAGACAACCCCTATCGCTATTGTTGAGACCCTAAACCAAGGCCGCTTTCAAGCCACCCTTGCAGAAGCCAATGCCCTTTTGGAACTGCCCACGGCCTCTGAGGAAACCTCTTTGCCAAGGTTGGCGATCGCCTTTATACTCCTTATTCTCTCCAGCGTCGGCCACGGGATTGATCTGCTGCCGGGGCACTGGTCCATGTTAGAAGCCATGATCTGGCACTGGGGGCTAGCGACGATTGCCCTTGTCCTGCCGGGGTGGGAGATTTTGCGGCAAGGGATGATCGGCCTCCTCCAAGGGTGCCCGAATATGAATACGCTGGTGGCTCTTGGCGCCTTGGGGGCTTACCTCACCAGTACGGTGGCGTGGCTGTGGCCGGCCTTGGGGTGGGAGTGTTTCTTTGATGAACCGGTGATGATCCTTGGCTTTATTTTGCTGGGGCGATCGCTGGAGCAACAAGTACGTCAACAGGCGCAACGGGACTTGCGATCGCTCCTCGCCCTGCAGCCAAAACAGGCCCTATGGCAACCGAGTTTGACCGCTAGCGATCGCTGGCCCATTCCCGTCAGTCGTATCCAGGTGGGAGACTGGCTGTGGGTGGATGCTGGAGAACCCTTTCCCGCCGATGGCATCATTGTGACCGGGGAAACCTTGGTGGATGAATCCATGCTCACGGGGGAATCTCTACCGGTAGTCAAAGGCGTGGGGGCATCCGTTCTAGCGGGCAGTCGCAATGTTGGTGCTGCCGTTACCCTACGGGTAGAACGCTGTGGCCGTGCCTCATTTTTGGGACAGATTTTAGAGCTCGTGGTGCAGGCACAAAATCGCAAAGCACCGGTGCAGCAAATGGCAGATGTGGTGGCTGGCTATTTTGGCTATGGAGTGTTGCTCTTAGCGGCAGGCACCGCTGTTTTTTGGAGTGCGATCGCCCCCCATGTCTTCCCAGAAATAACCAATCACACGTCCCTATTGCCCCTAAAGCTGGCCTTAAGTGTGCTGGTGATTGCCTGTCCCTGTGCCCTTGGCCTTGCCACTCCGATCGCCCTTCTTGTGGGCACCAGTCATGCCGCTGCCAAAGGCTTAATTATTCGCGGTGGCGATGTTCTCGAGCGCACTCAACAGTTGGACACGATTGTGTTTGACAAGACGGGCACACTGACAACGGGTGAACTCGAAGTTGCAGAGATCCACCTGTACGGGCAGTCCTCCTTAGAAACCGTCCTCTACCTACTGGCCAGCCTAGAGCACAAGAGTCGCCATCCCCTTGCAGTGGCGATTCAGAAGGCATGGGCTGCGACAAACCAGATAACAGAACTAGCAACGGTGACTGGGCTGGAAACTGCCCTTGGACTGGGGATGAGCGGTTGGATTGAGGGGCATCACTATCAAGCGGGCCGCCTCAGTTGGCTGCGTGATCAGGGTATTGACTGCCCTTCCCTAGCGGTAGAAACCCATGTGGCCTTGGCCTGCGATCGCCAGCTGATGGCGGTGGTAACCTTTCGCGATCGCCTGCGCCCAGAGGCAGTGAGCACCATTCAAGCCCTGCAAGCCCAAGGCTATGAGATTCATGTCCTCACGGGCGACACCGCCAAAGCAGCCCAACAACTCCTAGAACCCCTCGGCCTACTCCCAGCCAATATCCACACAGATCTGCAACCCCAGCAAAAGCTAGCCCTCATTGAGGAGTGGCAAACCAAGGGCAAAACAGTGGCGATGGTTGGGGATGGCATGAATGATGCCCCCGCTCTGACGGCAGCTCAGGTGGGGATTAGCCTTGGCACTGGTACAGAGGTGGCCATTGAAGCAGCAGATATTATCCTCACCCGCAATCATCTGGAGGATGTGCTCACCGTGCTGGCCCTCAGCCGTGCCACCTTCCGCAAAATTCAGCAGAATCTTTTTTGGGCAGTAGCCTACAATATCGTCGGTCTACCCATTGCAGCCGGTGTTGGGTTACCCCTGTGGGGACTCAGTCTCACGCCTGGACTTGCGGCCGCTTGTATGGCCATCAGTTCGATTGCCGTTGTTCTGAATTCCCTAAGCCTCACTCGAGCAAACTAG